CTCAATGTCCTCCATCTCCTTCCGAGCGGCCTCTAATCTCTTAATTGCTTCATTCTCGCTAGCCCTCACAGCTTCCACCTGGGCCATGGCAGCAACAACCTTCATCTCAGTCAACTTCTCAGACTCCTCCACCTTCCTGCTCAAAGACTCGAACTCCTCTTTTGAGATTGTAATCTTAGCTCCGGACTCTGAAGTTGAGGCTCGAGCAGCATTAGCTTTCTCTGATAATTCCTTTATCTGGTCAAGGGCTCTTGCCTCTGCTGCTTTTGCTTCTTCTGCATCCTTTAAAGCAACCTGCAGCTTCTTCTCTGCTTCAGCTAAGGCTATTCGGGATGCCTCAGCTTCATTTCTTAATTCTTCAGCAGTTCTCTTCATTGCTTCTGCTTCCTGTATTGCACTCTCAGATTCAGCAGATAGTTGCTGAAGGGCTGATATCAGGTCATCAGATGCTGAGGTTGCTTTCAATTCTGCAGCTACGGCTGCCTCAAGCTCACTTTTGCATTTCTGAAGCTTGATGTGAAGGTTCCCAACAACAGACTCAGTCTCTGCATCCTTCTCTTTGAGCTCGTCATGCTCTTTCTTCACCGCTTCCAACTCCAGCTTCAGGGATTCCACCAAGGTCCTAAGGGAACTTTCTTCTTCAGCAATTTTTTGCAACACCTCCTTCGCACCATCGAGCTCTGTCCTTACGGTCATCAGAGACTCTAAATCTGAAGCACGGGCATCTTCCATTTCCTTCTGGATGGCTCCAATTGCAATAGTTGTCTCTGCCAGCTTCACCTCAAGATTCTTATGAAGTTCAGGATCAAACTCCTTTTTTAAAGATGCCAATTTCTTTTCGGTGTCTTTTAGCTCTTGTTTGTAAGACTGTCGTGCAGCATCTTTCTCAGAATGTATCTTCAATTCCTCCTGTTGGGCTTGCTCTGCGGCAAGCTTAACATGCATAAGTGACTCCTGTGCAGCTGCAATCTCCTTGGAGAGTTGAGCAGCCTTCTCTGTGTTGACATCAGACAACTGCTTGGCCTCCGCTTCCTGATGGAAGGCTCTGAGTTTGGCTTCCATGGATGACTCAAAATCCTTCTTGATCCTTCTAAGTTCCTGCTTTGCTGCATCAAGCTCCGTGATGGCAACTGCATACTGTTCCCTTGCACTCTCCAATTCCTGTTTCCAGGCACTGTCCTTTCCAGTACTATCACCAGAACTCTCatcttcaagttcttttgtttgaCTCTTAGCAGCTTCTGTTGCTTTTAGTGCCAACTCCTTGGACTCATTTATGGTATTGAGTTTGTGGGTTAGTTCCTCAACGGATTTTTTAGCCCCGTCTAACTCAGCTAGTGCTTGGACCCTAGTTGTCTCAGCATTTTTTAGCTGTTCCTTATACTTGTTTAGCTCCTTCTGGACCAGGTGTAGTTGTGTCTCCTTTGCCAATGTTCTCtattacaagaaaaataaataaataaataaataaaataaaaggttgGGTGATGATTTTATGCAATGAGGAATCTAAGTGCATATAATCGATGTGCAGGTATTTGGATCAATGAAATAAATTCAGGAGTAAAAAACCCATACCACTTGGCTAACTTGAGGATTTTAAAATATGCAAATGAGCTCGTAAAGGATCCATTGATATAGAAACACAGGGCTAAAAATTCAAGCATATAGAAACAAAAATTCCCTTGTTGACTCTAAGAAAtattatcttctgaaaaatcAGCAACATCTTCAGGAAATCA
Above is a genomic segment from Phoenix dactylifera cultivar Barhee BC4 chromosome 2, palm_55x_up_171113_PBpolish2nd_filt_p, whole genome shotgun sequence containing:
- the LOC103714525 gene encoding WEB family protein At5g55860, translating into MGVKAHQNVTDSPKAEVGEIDTRAPFESVKAAVSLFGEGAFSADRPTVRKPKSSSAERTLAKETQLHLVQKELNKYKEQLKNAETTRVQALAELDGAKKSVEELTHKLNTINESKELALKATEAAKSQTKELEDESSGDSTGKDSAWKQELESAREQYAVAITELDAAKQELRRIKKDFESSMEAKLRAFHQEAEAKQLSDVNTEKAAQLSKEIAAAQESLMHVKLAAEQAQQEELKIHSEKDAARQSYKQELKDTEKKLASLKKEFDPELHKNLEVKLAETTIAIGAIQKEMEDARASDLESLMTVRTELDGAKEVLQKIAEEESSLRTLVESLKLELEAVKKEHDELKEKDAETESVVGNLHIKLQKCKSELEAAVAAELKATSASDDLISALQQLSAESESAIQEAEAMKRTAEELRNEAEASRIALAEAEKKLQVALKDAEEAKAAEARALDQIKELSEKANAARASTSESGAKITISKEEFESLSRKVEESEKLTEMKVVAAMAQVEAVRASENEAIKRLEAARKEMEDIELATEEALKRAEMAEAAKKAVEGELRRWREREQKRAAEAASRILAETQMSAEASPPKPKAPNVNLAETAEGNQKVNRVAVSKKTLLPNFSGIFHRKRNQVDGGSPSYLPSEKPV